A DNA window from Coffea arabica cultivar ET-39 chromosome 6c, Coffea Arabica ET-39 HiFi, whole genome shotgun sequence contains the following coding sequences:
- the LOC113691574 gene encoding FT-interacting protein 3, translated as MQRPPQEDFQLKETKPHLGGVKITGDKLTSTHDLVEQMQYLYVRVVKARDLPAKDVTGSCDPYVEVKLGNYRGTTRHFEKKTNPEWNQVFAFSKDRLQSSNLEVTVKDKDFVKDDFIGRVMFDLNEVPKRVPPDSPLAPQWYRLEDRQANKVKGELMLAVWMGTQADEAFPEAWHSDAAAVSGAEGLANIRSKVYLSPKLWYLRVNVIEAQDLIPSDKSRFPEVFVKVMLGHQALKTRVSMSKTINPMWNEDLMFVAAEPFEEPLILSVEDRVAPNKDEVLGRCAIPLHQLERRLDHKPINSRWYNLEKYVTVVEGEKKREIKFASRIHTRICLEGGYHVLDESTHYSSDLRPTAKQLWKSTIGVLELGILNAQGLSPMKTKDGRATTDAYCVAKYGQKWVRTRTIIDNFTPRWNEQYTWEVYDPCTVITIGVFDNCHLQGGDKSGGTRDLRIGKVRIRLSTLETERVYTHVYPLLVLNPSGVKKMGEIHLAVRFTCSSLLNMMHLYSQPLLPKMHYIYPLTVSQLDILRHQATQIVSMRLSRAEPPLRKEVVEYMLDVGSHMWSMRRSKANFFRIMGVLGGLIAVGKWFDQICNWKNPITTVLIHILFLILVLYPELILPTIFLYLFLIGVWYYRWRPRNPPHMDTRLSCADNAHPDELDEEFDSFPTSRPADIVRMRYDRLRSIAGRIQTVVGDLATQGERLQSLLSWRDPRATALFVIFCLVAAIVLYVTPFQVVALLTGFYVLRHPRFRYKLPSVPLNFFRRLPARTDCML; from the coding sequence ATGCAGAGGCCTCCACAGGAAGATTTTCAACTTAAGGAGACCAAACCCCACCTTGGTGGAGTGAAAATAACTGGAGATAAGCTTACTAGCACTCATGACCTTGTTGAGCAAATGCAGTACCTTTACGTTAGGGTGGTAAAGGCGAGAGATTTACCTGCGAAGGATGTTACTGGGAGTTGTGACCCTTACGTTGAGGTTAAGCTTGGGAACTATAGGGGCACGACACGACATTTTGAGAAAAAGACAAATCCTGAATGGAATCAGGTGTTTGCTTTTTCAAAGGATCGGCTTCAATCTTCTAATCTTGAGGTTACTGTGAAAGATAAGGATTTTGTGAAGGATGATTTTATAGGCAGAGTTATGTTTGACTTGAATGAGGTTCCAAAGAGAgttcctcctgatagtcctCTGGCACCGCAGTGGTATAGATTGGAGGATAGGCAAGCAAACAAGGTTAAAGGAGAGCTGATGTTGGCTGTCTGGATGGGTACTCAGGCTGATGAAGCATTTCCTGAAGCCTGGCATTCAGATGCTGCGGCTGTTAGTGGTGCTGAGGGCCTCGCAAACATTAGGTCAAAGGTGTATTTGTCACCAAAGCTTTGGTACCTGCGAGTTAATGTGATTGAAGCACAGGATTTAATACCGAGTGATAAGAGCAGGTTTCCTGAAGTCTTTGTGAAGGTCATGCTTGGGCATCAAGCTCTGAAGACCAGAGTATCCATGTCTAAGACAATTAACCCAATGTGGAACGAGGATCTTATGTTTGTAGCTGCGGAGCCCTTTGAGGAGCCATTAATTTTGAGTGTGGAAGATAGAGTTGCACCTAATAAAGATGAAGTTCTTGGCAGGTGTGCTATTCCTCTGCACCAGTTGGAGAGGAGGTTGGATCACAAACCAATAAATTCTAGGTGGTATAATCTTGAAAAGTATGTGACTGTTGTTgagggggaaaagaagagagaaataaAGTTTGCCAGCCGGATTCACACGAGGATCTGTCTGGAAGGTGGTTACCATGTTTTAGATGAATCGACCCACTACAGTAGTGATCTTAGACCAACAGCGAAACAGTTGTGGAAGTCAACCATTGGGGTTTTAGAATTGGGTATCTTGAATGCTCAGGGGCTATCACCTATGAAGACAAAGGATGGGCGGGCAACAACTGATGCTTACTGCGTGGCCAAATATGGGCAGAAGTGGGTGCGGACAAGGACAATTATCGATAACTTTACTCCCAGATGGAATGAACAGTACACTTGGGAGGTATATGACCCTTGCACGGTTATTACTATTGGTGTGTTTGATAACTGTCATCTGCAAGGAGGTGATAAATCTGGAGGTACAAGGGACTTGAGGATTGGAAAGGTCAGAATTCGTCTTTCTACACTGGAAACAGAGCGTGTTTACACACATGTTTATCCACTTCTGGTTTTGAATCCTTCTGGTGTGAAGAAGATGGGTGAAATACACCTGGCCGTGAGATTTACATGCTCATCATTGCTGAATATGATGCATTTGTACTCACAACCTCTGTTGCCGaaaatgcattatatttatcCACTAACTGTCAGTCAGCTTGACATCTTGAGGCACCAGGCCACACAAATTGTCTCGATGAGACTTAGTCGTGCTGAGCCTCCTTTAAGGAAGGAGGTAGTCGAGTATATGTTGGATGTTGGTTCCCACATGTGGAGTATGAGGAGAAGCAAGGCTAACTTTTTCAGAATAATGGGGGTTCTAGGTGGATTAATTGCTGTTGGTAAATGGTTTGACCAGATCTGCAATTGGAAGAACCCCATTACCACTGTTCTAATTCATATTCTGTTCTTAATACTGGTCTTGTACCCGGAGCTTATTCTACCAACCATTTTCTTGTACCTTTTCTTGATTGGAGTTTGGTACTACAGATGGAGGCCAAGGAATCCACCTCACATGGATACTCGATTGTCCTGTGCCGATAATGCTCATCCGGATGAACTGGATGAGGAGTTTGACTCGTTTCCAACATCACGGCCTGCTGACATTGTCAGGATGAGGTATGATAGGTTGAGAAGTATTGCAGGAAGGATTCAGACTGTGGTTGGTGACTTGGCTACTCAAGGAGAAAGGCTCCAATCGCTGCTGAGCTGGAGAGACCCAAGAGCCACAGCTctatttgtgattttttgtcTGGTTGCTGCTATCGTGCTTTACGTCACACCGTTTCAAGTAGTGGCCCTTCTTActggattttatgttttaagacaTCCAAGATTCCGTTACAAACTTCCATCAGTGCCGTTGAATTTCTTTAGGAGGTTACCTGCTAGAACAGACTGCATGCTGTGA